DNA from Alnus glutinosa chromosome 2, dhAlnGlut1.1, whole genome shotgun sequence:
acgtaaaaagtaacttttcctcagtgagtagaatacttacCTTGGCTGCGCAGATCACAAGTTCAACTAAGCTTCCTAGATAACTGCTCGCAATGTGCTATTGTAAAAATAACACACTGCACGCTATTTAATATTTCTCTAacactaaattaatatttagctcttaaattaccAAAGAGCTAAACCATGAAAAatccatagaatttctagggttccaaacacatacctataatataaaaatactaaaccAACCCAAATAACACTAATCCAAAATATTTGCTTAAGGTTAGACATTAAAAATTACAACCTCAAAAAATAcccatataaattatatttactaacctaatcacaataatattaacccataagaaaatcttagggttaaactcataaaataccatttaaattaaatacccatAGATTAGGGTTTGAAGAAACTTACCAAAAGATTCACCCAAACAATACCCGGAGTTTGGGGGATTTTTGCAAGCTCCAAATAGCAGAAAACCTAAAGGATAAtcaagattaaactcatattttacaaGATTCAaccaaaaatctaaaaaatacaagtttagcgatttacctcaaaacaatcAGTAGAAatgtagatcgggcttcgtagatcatGTTTTCGGGGTTAGATTTGAGGTTGGAGGCTTAGATTTTCATAGATCAAGAGTTTTCCATGAAAATCCTAGAGAAAATTGTGTAAAGGGGAAGAAATTCGGAGAAAATGAGCCAAAATGGCTCTTTTTGCATTTATCTTAGgtgccgtctggacgggctAAGTGAGGGTCCGGATATGCACATTTTAAATCACGCACGTCCTCAAGAGGGTCTGGACGGGGTGCGAATGTGAGCTCTCGGACTTCAGCGTTTGCAAAAGGGTCCGAACGGCCAGCATACGCGTCCCATGAGGGTCCGGACTGCTTGCAAACAGGTTGCAAACTCTGCAACCAGATTGTCCATTTGGGCATTCTTTTACACCTGTACTCGACCCTAAGTGTTTTCTAAATGTTTTCTAGGCATTTTCTTGACATTTCATTAATTCCAATtcattaattagtctaatttacATTTAAAACGCATTAGCAATGTCCCGGACATTACACACTTTCTTAATGGAATGGATTAAACTCATAATAAACCCAAATTCTAAAGTTTATGTTAATACTCCGGCGAatgatgacttttttttttttttttttgtagctaTACTTATGGACTTTGTATGGATGGCTAAAAACAAACATAAGCTATTAATCAGGCAAATCAAACTCGTAGGGTCTACAAGGAGAGCATATTTCAACCCGATACTCAAAAGGCTATATCTAAACACTAATTCAGTAAATGAGCCCTATCTCCACCAAATTTCTACAAGTTCATCTTTGATGTAGCTATAGATGGTAGGGgtaatgttttgttttaaaatcctCTCCAGTACATCCCGTAATTGGTAAAGTAAAGAGAGCTATCCTAACCTATCTCATAACCCAATTTCTAAGATGCTATCCAGAACAACTCTAATCAAACTTAATGGAGCATCCTTACCATTATCTCAGAATTACAGAGAAAAAATTATagtgataattttgaaaaacttttgaTTTTAAGACAAAATCTTCTATCATTTTTAAGACCCAttacttttatcatttttgcacACGGTGCCTACTCGCCAGGCTTCCCCTTTGAATTTCCAATTCCTCTTTTTCGATCATGTAAGGGCTTAAGGTTCGTTTTTCTGCCGTACATTGTAAGCATGAGAAAGATTAATTAAGAATGATTAAATAAGACAAATGCTACATACACTCTCAAGTGCTCACTTCTTGACATGGTAATgcaaattattattgaattttatcattaaatttttggTTTAATGGTAATGGTAATTTCCATTACCACGTTAGGAAGCGTGCCATCGAGAGTGCATGTAGCATTTGTCATTGAATAAACTTGGTATATTATAGATCAAACAATTTTTATGTTTGGGTGTCCTTAAGTGACACGACAAATTAAAAGCAACTATTTAGGGGAAATTAGGTCGTCAACTTCTTGCCATTTTCGTCATACTTTAAAACCTTActtttcaatttaatagatttaaaACTTGAGTTTATTATCATTCTAAATTTGAGACCTCTATTAGATTATTTGTCAAATAGGTATGAAAATACTATTATGCTcctctaatttatttatttattttttttttttaaaaaaaaaccaatgtaGGGTGGCTTGTGGCCAACCCTAAACTCAACAACCCCTTTATTGAAGGGTGGATCGCAGTCACCCCCAAACTTGGGCATGGCTCGTGACTACATACCCCCAAACTCGGCACTTGCTGCAAGCCACCCAACCATGTGCTagtttttttctagaaaaaaaaaaattattagatggctataattgtaattttacacATATTGTGTCACTTATTTGATGAACAACCAAACATAGGTCATGAATTTCAATTGCCAGGGAAAACTacaataaataattgttaatggGAAGAAAGCTCAGGGTGAAGAAATCTGAAGCTCAACACTTCTGTTATGCAAAATTATTAGgcaaaaaacacaaaagccCAAGCTTTTAGCTCATAAAAACATCATTACTCAACTGCCTGAAACAACCATTAGCTGAGTTGCTCATTacccaaaaccaaaaattaacttaaaacaCAATCTATATATATTCTCTACCCTAGTATTCTCAAATACCAAATACTAGATAAACAGTAAATAAGAACACCATAtaaattaacatgatcataattCTAAAATCTGAtatcaaagacaataatattGCATACCAAAAATCCACAAAGATAAACCAAAACAGGGGAAGTCacctaaaaaaaatcacaattcaTTTGTAAATCCTCAAATTATTTACATTTTGGTTGTTTCTCTTGGAAACATAGCAGGTCATTACCTAtaatctttttgataagtagcatGCACGTTGTTACCAATAATATCATTTTAGAATAGTAATCCCAAAAGGTTTCTCACTTTAGcatttcaataataaaaaaaataggacaATGGCAATGCAATAGGGATAGATGCCGTCGATATGGCTATAGAAAGGGTATGAGAGACCTCTCTTAAGCTCTAATGGCAAGCCTTTCAATCTAAAAGGAATGGATCTCACagtttttcaacaaaattttctaTATGTAAAAGACCGGAAATTTCAACTGTTAAACATTAAGCGATCTGAATGGGGAACCTATACCCATTCATAATATGAAtactttgaatattattttttaaatttgagcttCCCTTCTTAAAGCGCCGGAGTTCGCTAGACCACCGCCGAACCTATGCTAGAAGTCACCGACAATTTTTCGCCGTATCTCATTTTTTGTATgagccaaacaccaaaaaatttcagacgaaaaacattttacgcgtCGAAACAAATTGACTACTCCGAAGTAGAGCCATTATAAAGATAAAGCCATGCATGCAATATGCATATTATTGGTCCAGGACTAAGTTGGTGCCAATCCATagaaaagtgtatatatatatatatatatatatatatttttttttttttgatgacgaGGAATCTCTTAAAGGCAGAGCCATTTCGTGTATCCAATCTTGTCAGGTAAACCTTGGACCCATGTAAAGCACCCCCTCAACACGGATTGAGTAATACTCCGGCTTTACCAGCTGGCTGGCCttaaagaattgtttgcacccaaggggattcgaaccttagacttcatgggactaccacaaagaccaaggcccttaccacttgagcgtAAATAAGGGAAAACGAAAAGGAAATCTACCTAAATCATATAACTTTCAACCGGTTAAAGGgtattttgtttttcctaaatCATTCTACTGTATGCAAAGAATTTATAGCAGGAATGTAGGCTGAGATCCAggaaattttaatattattcataATCCTATATTACACACAAATTCAGTAATCGTAACAAGTAGAACGTGGAAGTAGCATCAAGTACCTGCTTTTCTCTGTGCGCTCACTACCACCAAACAAATTCCCGTCACCCTGGAACTCGGTCAGCTGCATTCAGTAGAACAAGGCTCTCCACATAAGTATCCAAATAAATGTCCTCTGGGTCACGAATGGGAAGATCAACATATCCTTGGCTACTTGGTCCGAAAGAAAACAAACTTTGAGCCTTTTGCACTAGAACTTCATCACTCTTTGTAAAGCCTATCACCCTCTCCAATACCCCAATGCGAACATCAAACAGCTTACTCCAAGATTCCTCTGCTCCGTACTCTTTCATCACCCACACCGCCTGAGACGTCTCGTTTCTAGCCGTGGCACAAGGGAAAAGCGCAAGCAAGCCATCAACTATCGCCACACTAACGTTCAAGTCTTCCAACCCTTGTAAACTCTTAGGCCTACCCACTTCACCAAAGGCCTCATCCTTCATATTAAACCACACAATCACATTGCGAAAGGCGCGTTGCCACGATGGAGTATTTGCGGGCCAGTGGAGTGCCCCATTCATGAAAACCGATGAGGAGCACATGGCCACGAGGTAGGGAGGACCGGGGGCAGTAAAAGAGCGCCATATGCCGGTTCGAAGCGTATAAATCTCAACCAGAGATGgaacattttttttgaaaggaatgTAAGTAGTGCCTCCGTACACGAGCCTCACCAATTTGTAATCATCGGTCATGGGCTCATACCCCAAGCCAACAGATTGGATCATCGAACCGAGACATGGAAGATTAGGCTTGGGAAGGGATATGGCTTTTTGAATAGAAGGGTTCCAGAGAACACATAACCCTCTCTCGTTACTGAGAATCATATTGGCAAGACAAAGTAGGCCATTAGATGAACCAACTAAGTGCAATGAATATTCTTCTTTGGATGGATTATACAATTCTATGCGATCTGATGGGTTTGCAAAGAAATCCCCATTATGTTCTACTTGTGGATCTGATGGATACAGCAGGAGGGTGTGCATGGTGTAGTCATGGCAGACAAAAAGGGATGGCTGGTGCTGGGAGTTGGAAAGAGAGCGATTGAGGTGGGTGGCGATGAAGTGGCGATaagcagttgactattgccgaatttcgaCAAGTCAGGTTCTGACTCCGGTCGGTGTCGGAATTCGACAAATTAAGCCGGAATCCGGGGACGTCCGAcagatgttgccggattccggggATATcatgccggaatctggccagaacggccggatcacCGGCTATCTCGTCGGATCCCGGCACggatccggccatctggccggaatcctaGTCGGATCCGGCCGTCTGGCCGGAgaggccggatccggccagaacggccggacccCCGGCATATGGCCGGATCCGGCTGTTCTAGTCGGAAACTGGCCAGGATGGCCGGTTTCCGAtcaactggccgggatctggccgttttgtgccggattccggcgaaaatggccggattccggcaacttttgccggaatttgtatatgccaaattttaaaaaatatttttatattattttataataatattttttttattttgtgaataaaatttaatttttttaaattaatatgattaaattaaaatataaaaaatatttgtaatttttcgtacgcgccaaacaccgaaaaatgatttcgacagaaaatttttttctgaaaaatgacttccccgAAACTATTTttcgacggaaaccattttacgccgaaacaaacggagcattaattgaATTCTATTTGTTTCCAAATTTTAGAAATACCAAaggtcttcttttttttttttttttaaatgaataaataaataaataaagtccaCGTACCTAATTGAGGAGAAATGATAGACAGGAGACATTTGACTGTCCCTGTCCagtttttaatgttaaaaaaaatttaaaaatggaaaaaaattaaaaaagataaatacaaaaaaaatacatttttttattattaaaagctGGACGGAGACGGTCAAATGTTCCATGTCTATCATTTCTCTCCAATTGAGTCCCCCAACTactaaaaaaattgtcaatatcaCCCCTCCCAATAActgcaaaagacaaaataaccttacaattttttattttttattattttttttttacaaaaccctataaatttgaaaaaaaagggaaattttaatttttttttaaacaactaaaactttttattttctttttaaaaaaaacgcaatttttttttaaaaattgaaaattttaatttttcttataatttttaaattttgccaCCCTTGGTTTTTATGTATGTCTTTTAATTAACTGTCGGTGTTCTTGACCCACATACTGAATAATCATGATTATAATATGAGAACCAAAAGGAAAATCGTTGTTTGGCTTGCaggaaaataagggaaaaaaaagttCACATTTCAAACTTAGGAGTGGTATGGCCATGGAAAATGGAAGATTGAGGTTGAGGAAATTTATTGAATTTCATTCCTTTTCTCATAGTTTCCCACATTTTCTCGGAAACCAAACAGGGCCTAAGCCGATAGGACATAAAATTGAGAAACAAAATTAGGAAGcaaaggaggaggaggggggaATATAGAAAGTTAGAAATTAAAGGAACCTGGAAAGGCGAATGAGCAAAACGACACCGAAGAGCTAATGACGGCAATATTTTCAAAAGTATTCATGAaaccatctttcttttttataagtatttttttgaatatttcttttttataagtattcaTGAAACCATTTTTCACCACAtgagatataatttttttttttttttttattcaaagagTACATCAACTAACATTAAGTTCATACTCTGTATTACTAATATAAGGTACAAAGACATTCAACAAGCATGGTTTTGAACTTTTGAGAATTCTGCCCCAATAGGTACTCTCTATCATAGTTCTAACCTGTCATGTTTATCTCTTTCGGCCCtattaaataaaagaatgattatTTCATAGAAATAAGAATTtcattttacaaatttattcCGCGAATCAAACGAAGtataaaaatcttaaaaaaaatatatagttaaaGCAAAAGACTAGAGTCCGTTTGGTCatatgatttttttgtattgcTCCAAAACTCTAGCTACTCTATCTTTCCCTCTCAACTATTAGTCTATTTCCATCCTTCAAATCATTACGGACAATTATCTACTTGAGATGCAAGTGCACCCATAAAGGTAGACcagaataattttttctaatttttgtaaaatggatttttttttttttttttttttttttttttttttttttttttttttttttttaaccgtaaaatattttatgagttTGATATTCTTCTTTTCAAATTGTCGGAGTTCGTTGGAAGTTGCCAAAAGTTTTCGGCCGTTTTTCGCTGTCGCTCATTTTTTATACGAGCTAAATGCTggcaaatatttcaaaaaaaaaaatcatttcaatgAAGCGTATTCAAGCCTCCTTGAAAAACCTGAAACCCCATTCGCGCCCAATCACATGATAAATGAGTTGGGAGGATGTTGTTGTTGCAGCCAACAATCAGTTCTAGAAGCCTCTATCAGATTTTCTAAAGCTTCTTCCAATGGCGACAGAATATCCTGTGGAAGAGATAACTCCTCCTCCAACAAAATTCATTGCCAAAACAGTGTCTTTCAGTGAATAACTAAACAGGATTTTGGACTCTTGAAGTAGTCGCACAATAACACCTATCAAATATCAAGCAGTCTGAAACTCTGATACCTTGAGCCTTGTTTCACGCACGTCACAACACAGTCTCCTAGTCGAGACTCTTCTCCTTTACCCTTTCATTTAAAGCCTTTGTCTATGTTCTTTCTTAGTTTCTTCTTGCAAAATGCAAATGCAACAAAACTCATAATtcgcaacaaaagaaaaaaaaaaaacaaaacaaaacaaagttttaCCTTTACTGTGAGCTGATAAAAGTTGATCGCAACTCGCAAGGAAACCCTCCCTCTTTCTCGCCGCGACTTAGTACTTCTGTGGGACCATGGGTGTCTTTGGCCGTTTGTCGAGACAATTTTTTCACTCAAGGTACATCATATGTTTCTCAACTTGTTACTCTTATCTCTTAAACCTGTCTGTTGCTACTTGTAAAATGTTGAAGgaaaaaattttgacaataaaactATCATTCCAAATGAGATGAAACCAATTGAAGAGAAGGTAGAAGGGAAGGGGCCGAGgggccaaaaaaatttcttggtaggggctaataagaaaaaaaaacttgtaattttatttatttatttattattattattattattattttattttttttttcttcttaagagTTGGAGGGGGGGTGGGGGCGCCATCCGTCACTGATTTTGGATATCCTTAACCCATAATAAGGAATGTGCTATTTTCCTAACCAAATTACCAAATAGTCTTATCCTTGCAACTAAACAAATACCGAtcctgtttccaataatatatcAATTAAGTACTTTTTTTAGTCTCACGTGGTTTaataaactttatttttaacttatgttttgtattttgtatcaTAGATGGTACATCGTTTATGGTTAAAGACAGAGATGGTACCTTCATCAAAAAATTAACGGAAGTCCACATcacatacactacaaaaaaaattggtttttgccACTTGtaattcgccacgtgtacagtcactgtacacgtggcgaactgttagccacgtgcaagtggccgcgtgtataataatacacgcggccatctgttggccacgtgtatttttattttggccgtatgtatttttatacacgcggctaattggccgcatgtataataatacacgcggccaattggccgcgcaTATtcaaatacacgcggccaaaataaaaatacacgtggccaacagatggccgcgtgtattattatacacgcagccaaatgtgaattttttttttaaatatttaattctattttttaatttctttttatttacaatatatatatatatatatatatatatatatatatatttttttttttttactaaaattctccaaaattattttatttaaaaatatcacaaaatcaaattacacaaattaatcaaaacaacaatatttaaaaatttaaataccatgtactaataaatgtattcgttactaacaacaataacttacacaacaatattaacaaatttaaaaatcttgatctaataaagttattcgttactaacaaaaaaaaaaaaatacacaaaatatctacaaatctggaggacgtcgctgcggatcacgaggtgcagtcccgggcgtgaactcgccaaccggcgattgtcccgcaagagatggtgtaacgggtgatggagtcccgagaggggattgttggctcagcaattgtccaacaggcgacaccggaccaatcgttgtcgcattacctgcaagttaaaaaaataattaacctatataatattatatgcaaatttaaacaagtaatgagaacaaattaaaaataaacctaagtgtatacataatatgaaccatacctgcaggcgcactactaacagacgacgtactacctacgtgtacaggtgaagactgctgagcaccagggcatacgaacgataatcctgttgaggacatgaaggcctcaaactgtcgcatgcgctgctccacaGCATCCAACTATCGTAGgcgctgctccatgctgtcagcctgctctctctcggcccgcaATATGCCCTCCAAcccgtcattcctctctctctcggcccgtAACATGATATCCATCTCCGCAATTTTGTTggcagcccaatcctgagatGTGCCCTCGGCCAGTCCCCCCCGTGTGCGGgccctatacgagaaacaagtcccgcgaacaggagtaacgttcggcccaacctgccgaaccctacccccatactcgggtcgcccaagtgcctgctcgtacgcgtcgccaggtgcccaacgcaccgtatctgatgaAACGGATTCCGTggcagcaggatcagtggacaaactctgtgtcatccgctcctgtacgtcgtcaacatacaatacactgataattaataaatattttatcacacgcataactaataaatattaataacatagaacagtagcatacgcataggtcccgtgtccgctcgttcagataagtgccgtctttccttgtgtgcgtcttcacaaacgactcggcACGAGtagggggcgtgccagatgtagtTGCCTGCcgccatacagtataaatatataacaaacattggatattcatttaatgttataaaagaacaattacgcacaaataagaattaaaacatttacatattgtttcatacctcatcgtgattaaatctggcataacttttggaccccatactatgggggatgtcattctgctcccgcagccgcttcattcgttcagacctcGCCTTTGCATTGAACATTCCGAAAATAAATGTAAGAATTAACACACTTATGTGCTatgattaaatgaactgtttattaaaaacacacaacattatagtaatacattcaaagacctacatacctgatttctttttgtgcaccactcgtgcagtacgtcctccacatccgttcggtcatacttatcaaaaaacgtatctggcattctcgcacgtattgtcaatggcgtgtcaccgtctcgaatatttagctgggtcctcaacttcgacttccacgaacggtgcttacggcccatatcaccccagaattcGTTCTGTGCGAGACGCTGGCCGACGGATACGGGTACAaaaaattcttgctgcacattcaatttaaggaataattttagcagttcaacaaaaacttaatcttaactttaatttcactaaatacatatattagtttcatacacataccattatggcatcccagcccgcttaatctgcttatctacctttgcccattcgtcccgcaagTGAATGTGGGACCCGCTCCGTAAAAGCTTACCCgcagcccgtctataacgattgcatgctcgtcccacgggttgtgttgcagcattgtactgcaacacaactttcttcaccctcgggagcacccaatttctctctgggtccttaatcacctcaaaatagatgctcccgtctgggttataccctagtcaataaatataaaacgttaatatattaacactaaataacttaattatattaatatattaataaattaaaaattcaatttaaatattatacgaacttactaaattaaaatataatgatgtataaaaatgtacttacccatcagccgAATATGGTCGG
Protein-coding regions in this window:
- the LOC133861432 gene encoding F-box/kelch-repeat protein At3g06240-like yields the protein MHTLLLYPSDPQVEHNGDFFANPSDRIELYNPSKEEYSLHLVGSSNGLLCLANMILSNERGLCVLWNPSIQKAISLPKPNLPCLGSMIQSVGLGYEPMTDDYKLVRLVYGGTTYIPFKKNVPSLVEIYTLRTGIWRSFTAPGPPYLVAMCSSSVFMNGALHWPANTPSWQRAFRNVIVWFNMKDEAFGEVGRPKSLQGLEDLNVSVAIVDGLLALFPCATARNETSQAVWVMKEYGAEESWSKLFDVRIGVLERVIGFTKSDEVLVQKAQSLFSFGPSSQGYVDLPIRDPEDIYLDTYVESLVLLNAADRVPG